GAGCCGGAATGCATATCTGCTTACGGAGATCCGCAAGGTGGAGGCGCAACTTAAAGAGATTGACCAGATAAAGCAGAGAAAAAGCGCGCTTGTGGCCCGTATGACAATAATCCGCCAATTGCAACAAGAGAGAGTCGGTATCGTACGTGCGCTGGATAATCTTGTTCGCGCACTGCCCGAGGGTCTATTTTTTGTATCGGCTAAAAGAAGCCAGGGCAGCTTCAAACTTGTGGGAATTGCTCAATCGAATGCCAGGGTCTCCGAGTTGATGCTGAACTTGAACAGTTCGGTTTCATTCGGTGATTCACATCTTGAGGTTATTAATATCAGTGAAATTGACGAAACCCAGACCAGTCGTTTCGAAATGCTGGTGAGCGATTAATTATGCTGGACCGACTCAGACAGATCGATCTGAATGATCCAGCTTCTTGGCCGGCATGGTTCTCATTGATTGTCGTGCTGGTTGGTGCATTAGCTTTGCTTTATGGCGGTTGGCATTTTGTGATCAAAGATCAGATCCGGACCTTTGAGCGCTTGGTGCAGCAGGAGGCTGAACTCAAGAATACCTTCTCGATAAAGAAGGGAATGGTCGTTAATTTGCCGGCGTACCAGAAACAAATGGGTGAGATCGAAGAACTTCTTAGCGAACTGGTCGCTCAACTGCCAGACAGTAGCGAAGTTCCCAGGCTACTGGTTGACATTACCGAGGCGGGCAAACAA
This is a stretch of genomic DNA from Gammaproteobacteria bacterium. It encodes these proteins:
- a CDS encoding PilN domain-containing protein, whose translation is MNQGINLLPWREARRRRQRRQLWAAIVVICVVAGSVFAAAWWTQSEEISFQRSRNAYLLTEIRKVEAQLKEIDQIKQRKSALVARMTIIRQLQQERVGIVRALDNLVRALPEGLFFVSAKRSQGSFKLVGIAQSNARVSELMLNLNSSVSFGDSHLEVINISEIDETQTSRFEMLVSD
- a CDS encoding type 4a pilus biogenesis protein PilO produces the protein MLDRLRQIDLNDPASWPAWFSLIVVLVGALALLYGGWHFVIKDQIRTFERLVQQEAELKNTFSIKKGMVVNLPAYQKQMGEIEELLSELVAQLPDSSEVPRLLVDITEAGKQHGLEFLVFDPLEEIQSEFYELLPIRVEVSGTYHQLAGFISHLSALPRIVTVGDLSIIADKEGQLLSSILLKTYRYQDDG